One window from the genome of Micromonospora aurantiaca ATCC 27029 encodes:
- a CDS encoding alpha/beta hydrolase → MSTPIRASSILPGRREDIELHTADGLTLVGELARPLDREPAATLVCLHPLPTHGGMMDSHVFRKAAWRLPALAGLAVLRFNTRGTSSVRGTSEGTFDGAVGEKFDVAAAIEYAEFHELPNIWLVGWSFGTDLALKYGCDPAVAGAILLSPPLRYSAPEDLGVWAETGKPLTALVPEFDDYLRPEEARERFTAVPQAEVVGVDGAKHLWVGDAEKVLDEIVRRVAPGVPLPLPTTWDGPMETGDVSAYADRTVAAFADTPVPGPAQRRAE, encoded by the coding sequence GTGAGCACTCCGATTCGCGCGTCGTCGATCCTGCCCGGTCGCCGGGAGGACATCGAGCTGCACACCGCCGACGGGCTGACGCTCGTCGGCGAGCTGGCCCGGCCGCTGGACCGCGAACCGGCCGCCACGCTCGTCTGCCTGCACCCGCTGCCCACCCACGGCGGGATGATGGACAGCCACGTGTTCCGCAAGGCGGCCTGGCGGCTGCCCGCGCTGGCCGGCCTCGCAGTGCTCCGGTTCAACACCCGGGGGACCAGCAGCGTCCGCGGCACCAGCGAGGGAACGTTCGACGGCGCGGTCGGCGAGAAGTTCGACGTGGCCGCCGCGATCGAGTACGCCGAGTTCCACGAGCTGCCGAACATCTGGCTGGTCGGGTGGTCGTTCGGCACCGACCTGGCGCTGAAGTACGGCTGCGACCCGGCGGTGGCCGGCGCGATCCTGCTCTCCCCGCCGCTGCGCTACTCCGCGCCGGAGGACCTGGGGGTCTGGGCCGAGACGGGTAAGCCGCTCACCGCGCTGGTCCCCGAGTTCGACGACTACCTGCGCCCGGAGGAGGCCCGGGAGCGGTTCACCGCCGTGCCGCAGGCCGAGGTGGTGGGCGTGGACGGCGCCAAGCACCTCTGGGTCGGCGACGCGGAGAAGGTGCTGGACGAGATCGTCCGGCGGGTCGCCCCCGGCGTACCGCTGCCGCTGCCGACCACCTGGGACGGCCCGATGGAGACCGGCGACGTCAGCGCGTACGCCGACCGCACCGTCGCCGCGTTCGCGGACACCCCGGTTCCCGGCCCGGCCCAGCGGCGCGCCGAGTAA
- a CDS encoding AI-2E family transporter: MSGERPVDVEPGEFEPSGRFGVPGRPLRRSAFLVGFTGALGVLLAYALFLGIRNAAGILVLVVIALFLAVGLHPAVVRLRKWGLPRGLAVAVVTLTVVLLIVAGLLALVPPVVTQSGQFLQQLPGYVEELRRNPTVNDLVIRYDVMERVQAAANADTIGRALGGVLGGAQLIFGTIFRLLTVLVLTIYFLAYFDKLRELGYAMVPRSRRQRVRLIGDEILTRVGAYMVGALAIAVLAGVTTFVFALAVGLPYPFALAVVVAVTDLIPQIGATLGAVVVTLVGLATDLPVGIACLVFFVLYQQVENYLIYPKIMRRAVSVNEVAALLAALLGVALLGVVGALIAIPTVAALQLILREVVLPRQDAR; the protein is encoded by the coding sequence ATGAGCGGCGAGCGGCCCGTCGACGTCGAGCCGGGTGAGTTCGAGCCGAGCGGGCGCTTCGGCGTACCGGGGCGGCCACTGCGGCGCAGCGCCTTCCTGGTCGGGTTTACCGGCGCGCTCGGCGTGCTGCTGGCGTACGCGTTGTTCCTGGGCATCCGCAACGCCGCCGGCATCCTGGTGCTCGTGGTGATCGCGCTGTTCCTCGCGGTCGGCCTGCACCCGGCGGTGGTCCGGCTGCGCAAGTGGGGCCTGCCGCGCGGGCTGGCGGTGGCGGTGGTGACGCTCACCGTGGTGCTGCTGATCGTCGCCGGCCTGCTGGCGCTGGTGCCGCCGGTGGTGACCCAGTCCGGCCAGTTCCTCCAGCAGCTACCCGGCTACGTCGAGGAGCTGCGCCGCAATCCCACTGTCAACGACCTGGTGATCCGGTACGACGTGATGGAGCGGGTCCAGGCGGCGGCGAACGCGGACACGATCGGGCGGGCGCTCGGCGGCGTGCTCGGCGGGGCACAACTGATCTTCGGGACGATCTTCCGCCTGCTCACGGTGCTGGTGCTGACGATCTACTTCCTGGCGTACTTCGACAAGCTGCGCGAACTCGGGTACGCGATGGTGCCGCGCTCGCGCCGGCAGCGGGTCCGGCTGATCGGCGACGAGATCCTCACCCGGGTCGGCGCGTACATGGTCGGCGCGCTCGCCATCGCAGTGCTGGCCGGGGTGACGACGTTCGTGTTCGCGCTGGCGGTCGGCCTGCCGTACCCGTTCGCCCTCGCCGTGGTGGTCGCGGTGACCGACCTGATCCCGCAGATCGGCGCGACACTCGGCGCGGTGGTGGTGACGCTCGTCGGGCTCGCCACGGACCTGCCGGTGGGCATCGCCTGCCTGGTGTTCTTCGTGCTCTACCAGCAGGTGGAGAACTACCTGATCTACCCGAAGATCATGCGCCGGGCGGTGTCGGTCAACGAGGTGGCGGCGTTGCTCGCCGCGCTGCTCGGGGTGGCGCTGCTGGGCGTGGTGGGCGCGCTCATCGCGATCCCCACCGTGGCCGCGTTGCAGCTGATCCTGCGCGAGGTGGTGCTACCCCGCCAGGACGCCCGCTGA